In Chloroflexota bacterium, a single window of DNA contains:
- a CDS encoding DUF2683 family protein, whose product MTKILVDLSNEEDKIVEVYKIVHDLNSKQDAIKQMVRYFEADIKPKRIKDKDYFSV is encoded by the coding sequence ATGACCAAGATACTAGTTGACCTGTCAAACGAAGAGGACAAGATTGTTGAGGTCTATAAGATCGTGCATGACCTTAACAGCAAGCAGGACGCTATCAAACAAATGGTCAGATACTTTGAAGCTGACATCAAGCCGAAAAGAATCAAGGACAAAGACTACTTCTCGGTATAG
- a CDS encoding LemA family protein codes for MPVSAIVGVVVGVILLIALFLMIRGWISIYNKFQYWINRAERKFADIDVVMQQRIDNIHALAQVVKKYDIHEYKALKDVTEARSRWTKDTSLNDKVRQTSELENNYFKLQAVFEKYPDLKADKMHLTLMERDSHVEARLRQTRLKYNHAAQQYNQKIKIFPRNIVARAHNFTKLDYLSFEGQEKYEPKEIFDDEP; via the coding sequence ATGCCAGTCTCAGCTATAGTCGGAGTAGTGGTCGGGGTAATCCTATTGATAGCCCTGTTCCTAATGATCAGGGGTTGGATCAGCATCTACAACAAGTTTCAGTATTGGATCAACAGGGCTGAAAGAAAATTCGCTGACATAGACGTAGTCATGCAGCAAAGGATTGACAACATCCACGCCCTGGCGCAAGTAGTGAAGAAGTATGACATTCATGAGTACAAAGCTCTTAAGGATGTTACCGAAGCAAGAAGTCGCTGGACAAAAGACACCAGTCTCAACGACAAGGTGAGACAGACTTCTGAATTGGAGAACAACTACTTCAAACTCCAGGCAGTGTTTGAGAAGTACCCAGATCTCAAAGCTGACAAGATGCACCTCACCCTAATGGAAAGGGACTCTCATGTGGAGGCAAGGCTCCGTCAGACCAGGTTGAAGTACAACCACGCGGCCCAGCAGTACAACCAGAAGATCAAGATATTCCCCAGGAACATCGTCGCGCGGGCGCACAACTTCACGAAACTGGATTATCTGTCATTTGAGGGCCAAGAGAAGTATGAGCCAAAAGAAATCTTCGATGATGAACCGTGA